The following coding sequences lie in one Chthonomonadales bacterium genomic window:
- a CDS encoding DUF1080 domain-containing protein, with protein MRARPSRTGRVLAAGALVAGAWALSHAGLAAVRQDAAPQPVAVPLPTRPPDGAIVLMDEKEDTLKANWFRRGSKEPAAWEVSPDGAATTPEHPKQHDITSREEFGDSYVHLEFRCPADGDGKPIGSGNSGVGLQGRYEVQILNSYGQQPEAHQCGALYSQKAPRVIASRKAGEWQTYDIVFRAPRFDADGKVTEQARATVFQNGIVVQNNEAFNGPTGIQYGDFPGEVKAGPMVLQGDHERVSYRNIWVVPLS; from the coding sequence ATGCGAGCTCGACCATCGCGAACCGGACGCGTCCTGGCGGCGGGAGCGCTGGTGGCCGGCGCCTGGGCCCTATCGCACGCGGGCCTCGCCGCCGTGCGACAGGACGCCGCCCCACAGCCCGTTGCCGTCCCCCTACCCACTCGCCCGCCGGATGGCGCCATCGTGCTCATGGACGAGAAGGAGGACACGCTCAAGGCCAACTGGTTCCGCCGCGGCTCCAAGGAACCCGCCGCCTGGGAAGTCTCGCCGGACGGGGCCGCCACCACGCCCGAGCACCCGAAACAGCACGACATCACCTCCAGGGAAGAGTTCGGCGACTCCTACGTGCACCTGGAGTTCCGCTGCCCCGCTGATGGCGACGGCAAGCCCATCGGCAGCGGCAACAGCGGAGTGGGGCTGCAGGGCCGCTACGAGGTGCAGATCCTCAACTCCTACGGCCAGCAACCCGAAGCGCACCAGTGCGGCGCGCTCTATTCGCAGAAGGCCCCGCGGGTCATCGCCTCGCGCAAGGCCGGAGAGTGGCAGACCTACGATATCGTCTTTCGCGCCCCGCGCTTCGACGCGGACGGCAAGGTGACCGAGCAGGCTCGCGCCACCGTGTTTCAGAACGGCATTGTCGTCCAGAACAATGAGGCGTTCAACGGGCCGACGGGCATTCAGTACGGTGACTTCCCTGGCGAGGTCAAGGCCGGCCCGATGGTGCTGCAGGGCGACCACGAACGGGTCTCGTATCGCAACATCTGGGTAGTGCCGCTTTCCTGA